The Microbacterium horticulturae genome has a window encoding:
- a CDS encoding alpha/beta fold hydrolase, with translation MAPAYLRDDVGVIDDDFDEFAFLPAQAAENGIDGALPRGERLNLTLEDGRTLSALRWAPASTPDAAPQVTFLHGAGLNAHTWDTTILALGLPALAIDLPGHGDSSWRDDAAYVAPVLAPDVATALRAWTDGPQLLVGQSLGGLVAAAVAASTPELVRELVVIDITPGIDPAGNAQQIAQFFAGPTNWASRDELVQRALSFGLGGSPAAAERGVFLNSRMRPDGRVEWKHHFAHLAAMMAAHPEATPATAVLDETGWDDLAAVTAPITLVRGEHGFVTDAEAADFAARLPAARQAVLTGGHNLQEDAPVALGRLLAQHGE, from the coding sequence ATGGCGCCAGCCTATCTGCGGGATGATGTCGGGGTGATCGATGATGATTTCGACGAGTTCGCCTTCCTTCCCGCACAGGCCGCCGAGAACGGCATCGACGGCGCGTTGCCGCGCGGCGAGCGGCTGAACCTCACGCTCGAAGACGGGCGCACCCTCTCCGCGCTGCGCTGGGCTCCGGCATCCACGCCCGATGCCGCTCCTCAGGTGACGTTCCTGCACGGAGCGGGATTGAACGCGCACACCTGGGACACGACGATCCTCGCGCTCGGCCTGCCGGCTCTGGCGATCGACCTGCCCGGTCACGGCGATTCGTCGTGGCGCGACGACGCCGCCTACGTCGCCCCTGTGCTGGCACCTGACGTCGCCACGGCGCTGCGCGCGTGGACCGATGGCCCCCAGCTGCTGGTCGGGCAATCGCTCGGCGGTCTCGTGGCGGCGGCGGTCGCGGCATCCACCCCCGAACTCGTCCGCGAGCTGGTCGTCATCGACATCACGCCGGGCATCGACCCGGCCGGCAACGCGCAGCAGATCGCGCAGTTCTTCGCGGGTCCCACCAACTGGGCCAGCCGCGACGAGCTCGTGCAGCGGGCGCTGAGCTTCGGCCTGGGCGGCTCGCCCGCGGCCGCCGAACGCGGCGTGTTCCTCAACTCGCGCATGCGCCCCGACGGCCGCGTCGAGTGGAAGCACCACTTCGCGCACCTCGCCGCGATGATGGCCGCGCACCCCGAGGCGACGCCCGCCACCGCGGTGCTGGACGAGACGGGATGGGACGACCTCGCCGCCGTGACCGCGCCCATCACGCTCGTCCGCGGCGAGCACGGATTCGTGACGGATGCCGAGGCCGCCGACTTCGCCGCGCGCCTGCCGGCAGCGCGCCAGGCCGTGCTGACGGGGGGCCACAACCTGCAGGAGGACGCGCCGGTCGCCCTCGGGCGATTGCTCGCGCAGCACGGGGAATGA
- a CDS encoding M4 family metallopeptidase, which yields MSYGIVPPFLLNRIAATDKPHLARAAQAAQRTLMAPRDYSPRHATLKLSVEGDTLVAETAPSPDRTIADAHNTETLPGDTVRTENQEPVADETVNQAFDGLGETFDFYWSAYQRDSIDGHGLPLDATVHYSQDYDNAFWNGQRMVFGDGDGDVFTGFTGSLTVIAHELTHGVTEASGGLDYQGQSGALNESISDVFGVLTEQYHLGQTADQASWLVGAGIFSDQVTGVALRSLKAPGTAYDDDVLGKDPQPATMAGYVQTTEDNGGVHINSGIPNHAFYLAATAIGGKAWETAGLIWYKTVTAGTLPQDASFATFADATLKVAQTEYGEQSKEVDAVRTAWTGVGVLSDGTD from the coding sequence ATGAGCTACGGGATCGTCCCTCCATTCCTGCTGAACCGCATCGCCGCCACCGACAAGCCGCACCTCGCGCGGGCGGCTCAGGCCGCGCAGCGCACGCTCATGGCCCCGCGCGACTACAGTCCGCGGCACGCGACGTTGAAGCTCTCCGTCGAGGGCGACACACTCGTGGCCGAGACGGCGCCGAGTCCCGACCGAACGATCGCCGACGCGCACAACACCGAGACACTGCCCGGCGACACCGTGCGCACCGAGAATCAGGAGCCGGTCGCCGACGAGACCGTCAACCAGGCGTTCGACGGCCTGGGCGAGACCTTCGACTTCTACTGGAGCGCCTACCAGCGCGACTCGATCGACGGCCACGGACTGCCGCTGGACGCCACAGTGCACTACAGCCAGGACTACGACAACGCCTTCTGGAATGGGCAGCGCATGGTCTTCGGCGACGGCGACGGCGACGTGTTCACGGGTTTCACCGGGTCGCTCACGGTCATCGCGCACGAGCTCACGCACGGGGTCACCGAGGCCAGCGGTGGCCTCGACTACCAAGGGCAGTCCGGCGCGCTGAACGAATCGATCTCCGACGTCTTCGGCGTGCTCACCGAGCAGTACCACCTCGGGCAGACCGCCGACCAGGCATCGTGGCTCGTGGGCGCCGGCATCTTCTCCGACCAGGTGACCGGCGTGGCCCTGCGATCGCTGAAGGCTCCCGGCACCGCGTACGACGACGACGTGCTCGGCAAAGACCCGCAGCCGGCGACGATGGCCGGCTACGTCCAGACGACTGAAGACAACGGCGGCGTGCACATCAATTCCGGCATCCCGAACCATGCCTTCTACCTCGCGGCGACCGCCATCGGCGGCAAGGCATGGGAGACGGCGGGGCTCATCTGGTACAAGACCGTGACCGCCGGCACGCTGCCGCAGGACGCGTCGTTCGCGACCTTCGCCGATGCCACCCTGAAGGTCGCCCAGACGGAGTACGGTGAACAGTCGAAGGAGGTCGACGCCGTCCGCACCGCCTGGACCGGCGTCGGTGTGCTTTCGGATGGAACCGACTGA
- a CDS encoding arginase family protein, whose protein sequence is MTRFIIAPQWQGSVSSRAMLLVDGATAIAGDLPRSACTHVEVPLEAGESLGTAVRRLSALQHTRRLLDEELGASDEHALVVGGDCGVAVAAIAHAAARHPDIVVVWCDAHGDLHTPESSPTGAFGGMALRAALGEGEPSLTGPGLTPERTVLVGTRDLETAEDDYLAATGMRHLFAESLADPDALVQAVGDAAAVYVHIDLDVLDPTEMTGVNMAVPFGAHAAELVTAIGRLRAHAPLVGASLTGFAPVTPDAAVDDLGTILRLVGALA, encoded by the coding sequence ATGACCCGATTCATCATCGCGCCACAGTGGCAGGGGTCGGTGTCGTCGCGCGCCATGCTCCTCGTCGACGGCGCGACCGCCATCGCCGGGGATCTCCCTCGTTCCGCCTGCACGCATGTGGAGGTGCCCCTCGAGGCCGGTGAGTCGCTCGGTACCGCCGTGCGTCGCCTCAGCGCCCTCCAGCACACCCGGCGCCTGCTCGACGAAGAGCTCGGCGCCTCCGATGAGCACGCTCTGGTCGTCGGCGGAGACTGCGGCGTCGCCGTCGCCGCGATCGCGCACGCTGCCGCGCGGCATCCCGACATCGTGGTCGTCTGGTGCGACGCCCACGGCGATCTGCACACACCCGAGTCGTCGCCCACCGGGGCCTTCGGCGGCATGGCGCTGCGCGCCGCTCTCGGCGAGGGCGAGCCGTCACTGACCGGACCGGGGCTGACCCCCGAACGCACGGTGCTCGTCGGCACCCGCGACCTCGAGACAGCCGAAGACGACTACCTCGCCGCCACCGGCATGCGACATCTCTTCGCCGAGAGCCTCGCCGACCCCGACGCGCTCGTGCAGGCTGTCGGAGATGCCGCGGCCGTGTACGTGCACATCGACCTCGACGTGCTCGACCCCACCGAGATGACCGGTGTGAACATGGCCGTGCCGTTCGGCGCGCACGCGGCCGAGCTGGTGACGGCGATCGGGCGCCTGCGCGCGCACGCGCCGCTCGTCGGCGCGTCGTTGACCGGCTTCGCCCCGGTGACCCCCGATGCCGCCGTCGACGATCTGGGCACGATCCTGCGCCTGGTCGGAGCGCTCGCATGA
- a CDS encoding ATP-binding cassette domain-containing protein, whose product MSLSVRDLVITIGGRPVVDGISFDVADGQRVGLIGESGSGKSLTALAILGLLPDGAEATGSILWKDRELIGMRDGELAGIRGDEIGIVFQEPRTALNPIRTVGRQIAEAVRIHERVTRREARVRAIAEAARVKLPDPEHIVDRYPHQLSGGQRQRVAIAMALACRPRLLIADEPTTALDVTIQADILELLAGLVHDDGMSLVFITHDLAVLSHIATEGVVLEHGHVVETAPVRSLLTAPSSPVTQGLLRDATATLWRPEGRA is encoded by the coding sequence ATGAGCCTGTCGGTGCGCGATCTGGTGATCACGATCGGCGGACGCCCGGTCGTCGACGGCATCTCCTTCGACGTCGCCGACGGGCAGCGCGTGGGCCTCATCGGCGAATCGGGCTCGGGAAAGTCGCTGACGGCGCTGGCGATTCTCGGGCTGCTGCCCGACGGCGCCGAGGCGACGGGATCGATCCTGTGGAAAGACCGCGAGCTCATCGGCATGCGCGACGGCGAGCTGGCCGGCATCCGCGGCGATGAGATCGGCATCGTCTTCCAAGAACCGCGCACGGCACTGAACCCGATCCGCACCGTCGGCCGCCAGATCGCCGAGGCCGTGCGCATCCACGAGCGGGTGACGCGCCGCGAGGCGCGTGTGCGGGCGATCGCCGAGGCCGCGCGCGTGAAGCTGCCCGACCCCGAGCACATCGTCGACCGGTACCCGCATCAGCTCTCCGGCGGCCAGCGCCAGCGCGTGGCCATCGCGATGGCGCTCGCGTGCCGGCCGAGACTGCTCATCGCCGACGAGCCGACCACAGCGCTCGATGTCACGATCCAAGCCGACATCCTCGAACTTCTGGCCGGGCTCGTGCACGATGACGGCATGTCGCTCGTCTTCATCACGCACGACCTCGCGGTGCTCTCGCACATCGCGACCGAGGGCGTGGTGCTCGAGCACGGACACGTGGTCGAGACCGCACCCGTGCGCAGCCTGCTCACGGCCCCGTCGTCGCCCGTCACACAGGGGCTGCTGCGCGACGCGACGGCAACTCTGTGGCGACCGGAAGGACGGGCATGA
- a CDS encoding SIP domain-containing protein produces the protein MATTTTSPMSAVARRVARRGIVQHLIAADEASLGELQALLATLPICATGRVFVEVPDASWIGALDVPGRMTVSWLDRSRRTGRVGSGRSCHRGEALARAVNAWADEMMCADDDRTRVFLLGGYLGTADIVDHLGEHLGRDAATLHVPAEYGLA, from the coding sequence ATGGCCACCACAACCACCTCCCCGATGAGCGCCGTCGCCCGCCGCGTGGCGCGCCGTGGCATCGTGCAGCATCTGATCGCTGCCGATGAAGCCTCGCTCGGCGAGCTGCAGGCGCTGCTGGCGACACTGCCGATCTGCGCGACCGGCCGCGTGTTCGTCGAGGTGCCCGACGCCTCGTGGATCGGCGCGCTCGACGTGCCCGGGCGCATGACGGTGTCATGGCTCGACCGCTCGCGCCGCACCGGCCGTGTCGGATCCGGACGCAGCTGTCACCGCGGCGAGGCGTTGGCACGTGCGGTGAACGCCTGGGCCGACGAGATGATGTGCGCCGACGACGACCGGACGCGCGTGTTCCTGCTCGGCGGCTATCTCGGCACGGCCGACATCGTCGACCACCTGGGTGAGCACCTCGGCCGCGACGCCGCCACGCTGCACGTGCCCGCCGAGTACGGCCTGGCCTGA
- a CDS encoding ABC transporter substrate-binding protein, with protein sequence MHRRTLAAATALVTVAALALTGCTGGGAEPTTGAGTPNPDASVAIRLVLEPSNLDIRQTAGAALDQILMDNVYQGLVRRTPAQKIEPELASAFEKSDDGLTYTFTLREGVTFADGQKLTPADVVWSLEQHKKQSGWADADTLSRVKSIEADGQTITITMSEPDSQLLWNLSGRAGVILKKGDKVDYKTEANGTGPFVLGSWKQGDSITFERNDKYWGDAAKVKEVVFDYIPDNQAALNAAQAGEVDVVTGFDANLTDQIQANGDYKVVLGKSTDKGTLAMNSTNKWLKDKRVRQAIRQAIDHKAVIEALGAGQTLFGPIPELDPGYEDLSSVAPYDPAAAKKLLKEAGAEGITLNLTIYNGYGTTIPQILVSDLNAVGITLKVDAVEFPTWLNDVYVNKDYELSFVLHTEARDFENWANPDYYFTYDNPTVQQLYQDSRSATSDDEAAADLKKAARIVSEDMAADWVYNGASVVAVGTNITGMPKDSVNERLNLFEIAKSSQ encoded by the coding sequence ATGCATCGTCGTACCCTCGCCGCCGCGACGGCCCTCGTCACCGTCGCTGCCCTCGCACTGACCGGTTGCACCGGTGGCGGGGCAGAGCCCACCACGGGCGCCGGCACGCCGAACCCCGACGCATCGGTCGCGATCCGATTGGTGCTCGAGCCGAGCAACCTCGACATCCGGCAGACGGCGGGTGCCGCACTCGACCAGATCCTCATGGACAACGTGTACCAGGGCCTGGTGCGCCGCACACCCGCGCAGAAGATCGAGCCGGAGCTGGCCAGCGCGTTCGAGAAGTCCGACGACGGGCTCACTTACACGTTCACCCTCCGCGAGGGGGTCACGTTCGCCGACGGTCAGAAGCTCACCCCCGCCGACGTGGTGTGGTCGCTCGAGCAGCACAAGAAGCAGTCCGGCTGGGCGGACGCCGACACGCTCTCGCGCGTGAAGTCGATCGAAGCGGACGGCCAGACCATCACGATCACGATGAGCGAGCCCGACTCGCAGTTGCTGTGGAACCTCTCCGGCCGCGCCGGGGTGATCCTCAAGAAGGGCGACAAGGTCGATTACAAGACCGAGGCCAACGGCACCGGACCGTTCGTCCTCGGCAGCTGGAAGCAGGGCGACTCGATCACGTTCGAGCGCAACGACAAGTACTGGGGCGATGCGGCCAAGGTCAAAGAGGTCGTCTTCGACTACATCCCCGACAACCAGGCCGCCCTCAATGCCGCACAGGCCGGCGAGGTCGACGTGGTCACCGGGTTCGACGCGAACCTGACCGACCAGATCCAGGCGAACGGCGACTACAAGGTCGTGCTCGGCAAGTCGACCGACAAGGGCACGCTCGCGATGAACAGCACCAACAAGTGGCTGAAGGACAAGCGCGTGCGCCAGGCGATCCGCCAGGCCATCGACCACAAGGCCGTCATCGAGGCGCTCGGCGCCGGCCAGACGCTGTTCGGGCCGATTCCCGAACTCGACCCGGGTTACGAAGACCTCTCATCGGTCGCGCCGTACGACCCGGCCGCCGCGAAGAAGCTCCTGAAGGAGGCGGGCGCCGAGGGCATCACCCTGAACCTCACCATCTACAACGGCTACGGCACGACGATCCCGCAGATCCTCGTCTCCGATCTGAACGCCGTGGGTATCACGCTGAAGGTCGACGCCGTCGAGTTCCCCACCTGGCTCAACGACGTGTACGTCAACAAGGACTACGAGCTGAGCTTCGTGCTGCACACCGAGGCGCGCGACTTCGAGAACTGGGCGAACCCCGACTACTACTTCACCTACGACAACCCGACAGTGCAGCAGCTGTACCAGGACTCCCGCAGCGCCACCAGCGACGACGAAGCCGCAGCCGACCTGAAGAAGGCCGCCCGCATCGTCTCCGAAGACATGGCCGCCGACTGGGTGTACAACGGCGCATCCGTCGTGGCCGTCGGCACTAACATCACCGGTATGCCGAAAGACAGCGTCAACGAGCGCCTGAACCTGTTCGAGATCGCCAAGAGCTCGCAGTGA
- a CDS encoding carboxymuconolactone decarboxylase family protein has translation MSDEPRVHLSRAAMPAYKALEAFSKTVKEIADEAGIDARLAEIVQLHASQLNGCAYCVRVHVDRATEAGLDADLVMQLATWRESGVFTDRERAALELTEVFTFIHDGGVPDEVYDRVGGVLSEKEYVALCWILVSINSFNRIAIAGRYPVPPRG, from the coding sequence ATGTCTGACGAGCCTCGCGTGCACCTGTCCCGCGCCGCCATGCCCGCCTACAAGGCGCTGGAGGCGTTCTCCAAGACCGTCAAGGAGATCGCCGACGAGGCCGGCATCGATGCGCGCCTTGCCGAGATCGTGCAGCTGCACGCCTCACAGTTGAACGGCTGCGCATACTGTGTGCGCGTGCACGTCGACCGCGCGACGGAAGCGGGTCTGGACGCGGATCTGGTGATGCAGCTGGCCACGTGGCGCGAGTCGGGTGTGTTCACCGATCGTGAGCGGGCCGCGCTCGAACTGACCGAGGTGTTCACCTTCATCCACGACGGCGGCGTGCCCGACGAGGTGTACGACCGAGTCGGGGGAGTGCTCTCCGAGAAGGAGTACGTCGCGCTGTGCTGGATCCTCGTTTCGATCAACTCCTTCAACCGGATCGCGATCGCCGGCCGTTACCCGGTCCCGCCGCGCGGCTGA
- a CDS encoding ABC transporter permease, translating into MTRYALTRLALLVVGLFVASVLIFLTLRVLPGDVAQLIAGTNSTPEQIAAIRDDLNLGAPLPAQYADWIGGVLRGDFGTSLITGSPVLGELAQKAQVTIPLGLMAMVVAFVIAVPLGVLSAMLRERAGGTAINVSSQAVAAVPVVWAGMMLVVVFAVWLGWLPAQGFPRAGWHQPAYALRALLLPAITIGVVEGAMLLRFVRSATLQAVGQDYVRTAAAKGLTRTQALIRHGLPNMALSVITVLGLQVAGIIVGAVVIEQLFSLPGIGRMLVTDVGNRDLVKVQGELLVLTGFVLIVGFIVDLFHRVIDPRQREAA; encoded by the coding sequence GTGACGCGCTACGCGCTGACGCGACTGGCCCTCCTGGTGGTGGGTCTGTTCGTCGCCAGCGTGCTGATCTTTCTGACCCTCCGGGTGCTGCCCGGCGACGTGGCGCAGCTGATCGCCGGCACGAACAGCACGCCGGAGCAGATCGCCGCGATCCGCGACGACCTGAACCTGGGCGCCCCGCTGCCGGCGCAGTATGCGGACTGGATCGGCGGAGTGCTGCGCGGCGACTTCGGCACCTCGCTGATCACCGGCAGCCCTGTGCTGGGCGAGCTGGCACAGAAGGCGCAGGTGACGATCCCCCTGGGGCTGATGGCCATGGTGGTCGCGTTCGTCATCGCCGTCCCGCTCGGGGTGCTCTCGGCGATGCTGCGGGAGCGCGCCGGCGGCACCGCCATCAACGTTTCGTCGCAGGCGGTGGCCGCCGTCCCGGTCGTGTGGGCCGGGATGATGCTGGTCGTCGTGTTCGCGGTGTGGCTCGGCTGGCTTCCCGCCCAGGGCTTTCCCCGCGCAGGGTGGCACCAGCCCGCATACGCGTTGCGCGCCCTGCTGCTGCCGGCGATCACCATCGGCGTCGTCGAGGGGGCGATGCTGCTGCGCTTCGTGCGCAGCGCCACGCTTCAGGCTGTGGGCCAGGACTACGTCCGCACCGCGGCAGCCAAGGGCCTGACTCGCACGCAGGCGCTGATCCGCCACGGGCTGCCGAACATGGCGCTGTCGGTGATCACGGTGCTGGGGCTGCAAGTGGCGGGCATCATCGTGGGCGCGGTCGTCATCGAGCAGCTCTTCTCGCTGCCGGGAATCGGACGCATGCTCGTCACCGACGTCGGCAACCGCGACCTGGTGAAGGTGCAGGGCGAGCTTCTCGTGCTCACCGGCTTCGTGCTCATCGTCGGCTTCATCGTCGACCTCTTCCACCGGGTCATCGACCCCCGGCAGCGGGAGGCCGCATGA
- a CDS encoding ABC transporter permease — protein sequence MSRGAWLRRLWRLSTGRFGIVVVIVIALTAAVSLVWTPFDPQHVDIAARWQGPGWPHVLGTDGSGRDILSLVMSGARTTVFVAVGSAVIAGIFGIALASLGALTARWVRESVAVLVDILIAFPVLLIALMISAIFGRSLWVVIWAVGIGFSVNIARVARPELRRVLHSDFVLAARASGLTPAQNLYRHLLPNIAPVFIVQLSWGMAVAVLAEAGLSYLGVGASVTEPSWGLLLAELQQFLTVHPLSVLWPGLAITFTVLGLNLLGDALREATDPTLSRREKHEPVVVA from the coding sequence ATGAGCCGCGGGGCATGGCTGCGTCGCCTGTGGCGCCTGTCGACGGGCCGCTTCGGCATCGTGGTCGTGATCGTCATCGCCCTGACAGCGGCCGTCTCGCTGGTGTGGACCCCGTTCGATCCGCAGCACGTCGACATCGCCGCCCGCTGGCAGGGCCCCGGCTGGCCGCACGTGCTGGGCACGGACGGCTCGGGCCGCGACATCCTGAGTCTCGTCATGAGCGGTGCCCGCACTACGGTGTTCGTCGCGGTCGGATCGGCCGTGATCGCGGGGATCTTCGGCATCGCCCTCGCCTCGCTGGGGGCTCTCACCGCCCGCTGGGTGCGCGAGTCGGTGGCGGTGCTCGTCGACATCCTCATCGCATTTCCGGTGCTGCTGATCGCGCTCATGATCTCGGCAATCTTCGGGCGGTCGCTCTGGGTCGTGATCTGGGCGGTCGGCATCGGCTTCAGCGTCAACATCGCCCGCGTCGCCCGGCCCGAACTGCGCCGCGTGCTGCACAGCGACTTCGTGCTGGCCGCGCGCGCGTCGGGGCTCACCCCGGCACAGAACCTGTACCGGCACCTGCTGCCCAACATCGCGCCCGTGTTCATCGTTCAGCTGTCGTGGGGAATGGCCGTGGCCGTGCTCGCCGAGGCGGGCCTGTCGTACCTGGGCGTGGGCGCGTCGGTGACCGAGCCGAGCTGGGGGCTGCTGCTGGCCGAGCTGCAGCAGTTCCTCACGGTGCACCCGCTGTCGGTGCTGTGGCCGGGGCTGGCGATCACGTTCACGGTGCTCGGGTTGAATCTGCTCGGCGACGCGCTGCGCGAAGCCACCGACCCGACCCTCAGCCGGCGTGAGAAGCACGAGCCGGTGGTGGTCGCATGA
- a CDS encoding uracil-DNA glycosylase, producing the protein MAMTLPELAERGLIDGGWARELQPVAGDIAAMGERLRAEVAAGRHYLPTGDRVLRAFARPLSDVKVLIVGQDPYPTPGHPIGLSFAVDRQVRPLPRSLGNIYQELEADLGVPRASHGDLSAWSDQGVMLLNRVLTVAPGAPASHRGWGWENVTEHAIRSLVARGGPLVAVLWGRDAANLRPLLGETPIIASAHPSPLSASRGFFGSRPFSRANELLAEQGATPVDWRLPG; encoded by the coding sequence ATGGCGATGACACTGCCCGAACTCGCCGAAAGGGGCCTGATCGACGGCGGCTGGGCCCGTGAACTGCAGCCGGTGGCCGGCGACATCGCCGCCATGGGCGAGCGCCTGCGCGCCGAGGTCGCAGCCGGCCGCCACTATCTGCCCACGGGTGACCGCGTGCTGCGGGCTTTCGCAAGACCCCTGTCGGACGTCAAGGTGCTCATCGTCGGGCAGGACCCGTATCCGACGCCCGGTCATCCGATCGGACTGTCGTTCGCGGTCGACCGGCAGGTGCGCCCGCTGCCGCGGAGCCTGGGGAACATCTACCAGGAGCTCGAGGCCGACCTCGGCGTCCCGCGGGCATCGCACGGCGACCTGTCCGCATGGAGCGATCAGGGTGTCATGCTGCTGAACAGGGTGCTCACGGTCGCGCCGGGAGCCCCGGCATCCCACCGCGGCTGGGGCTGGGAGAACGTCACCGAGCACGCCATCCGGTCACTGGTGGCGCGGGGCGGTCCGCTCGTCGCCGTGCTGTGGGGGCGGGATGCCGCGAACCTGCGCCCGCTGCTGGGCGAGACGCCCATCATCGCCTCGGCCCATCCGTCTCCGCTGTCGGCGAGCCGAGGCTTCTTCGGCTCGCGACCGTTCTCACGAGCGAACGAGCTGCTCGCCGAGCAGGGAGCGACTCCGGTCGACTGGCGCCTGCCCGGCTGA
- a CDS encoding protealysin inhibitor emfourin, which produces MEPTDQPAVSVTVVRTGGFAGLRREWNAQPPEPQRERWVMLIRQCPWDEPDAAAPAPAPDRFTWHIQAQLGADDRSADVPETQLHGPWRDLVAEVQSFEQERTGHDPESGTGSHPDR; this is translated from the coding sequence ATGGAACCGACTGATCAACCCGCCGTCTCGGTGACGGTCGTGCGCACCGGCGGCTTCGCCGGACTCCGCCGCGAGTGGAACGCGCAGCCGCCCGAGCCCCAGCGGGAGCGCTGGGTCATGCTCATCCGGCAGTGTCCGTGGGACGAACCGGATGCCGCGGCACCTGCCCCAGCACCCGACCGGTTCACCTGGCACATTCAAGCGCAGCTGGGTGCCGACGACCGCAGTGCGGACGTTCCCGAGACGCAGCTGCACGGCCCGTGGCGCGACCTCGTCGCCGAGGTGCAGTCGTTCGAGCAGGAGCGCACCGGGCACGACCCCGAGTCCGGCACCGGCTCTCACCCCGATCGTTGA
- a CDS encoding ABC transporter ATP-binding protein: protein MSFLLSARGLTRRYPGPRTAPWRPRSVSTALDDADIDVREGSAVGVIGESGSGKSTLVRLLMALDTPTSGSVVFDGKTVDAAAGARSLHWLRRQTGIVFQDPYASLDPRMSVGRIVGEPLWAMGIAGSGSAGSSGRRERVREVLEDVGLEPEMAARFPHEFSGGQRQRIALARAIVHRPRLLVGDEPMSALDVTVRAQILEVLSRLRERDGMSLVLVSHDIGVVQNLCDEVVVMKDGRIVEEGPTEKVLLDPQVAYTRHLLASIPAIGPDVAG, encoded by the coding sequence ATGAGCTTCCTGCTGAGCGCACGCGGCCTGACCCGCCGCTACCCCGGGCCGCGCACCGCTCCCTGGCGCCCGCGCAGCGTCTCGACCGCGCTCGACGACGCCGACATCGACGTGCGAGAAGGCTCTGCGGTCGGTGTCATCGGCGAGTCCGGCTCGGGCAAGTCGACGCTGGTGCGCCTCCTGATGGCGCTGGACACGCCTACGTCGGGCTCCGTGGTCTTCGACGGGAAGACGGTGGATGCCGCAGCCGGCGCCCGCTCGCTGCACTGGCTGCGCCGCCAGACGGGGATCGTCTTCCAGGACCCGTACGCATCACTGGACCCGCGCATGAGCGTGGGGCGGATCGTCGGCGAGCCGCTCTGGGCCATGGGCATCGCGGGCTCCGGCTCGGCCGGCAGCAGCGGACGACGCGAGCGCGTCCGCGAGGTGCTCGAAGACGTCGGGCTCGAGCCCGAGATGGCCGCGCGCTTCCCCCATGAGTTCTCGGGCGGACAGCGTCAGCGCATAGCCCTGGCCCGCGCCATCGTGCACCGCCCGCGGTTGCTCGTCGGCGACGAGCCGATGTCGGCGCTCGACGTCACCGTGCGCGCGCAGATCCTCGAGGTGCTCTCGCGCCTGCGCGAGCGCGACGGGATGAGCCTCGTGCTCGTCTCGCATGACATCGGCGTGGTGCAGAACCTCTGCGACGAGGTGGTCGTCATGAAGGACGGCCGCATCGTCGAGGAGGGCCCCACCGAGAAGGTGCTGCTCGATCCGCAGGTCGCCTACACGCGGCATCTGCTCGCATCGATCCCGGCGATCGGGCCGGATGTCGCCGGCTGA
- a CDS encoding Fe-S oxidoreductase, translated as MSPIPTPPTGWRERADRAVARGRRWDRLIPAFLLDSPISRAGAWYGTAVGWIWGSIWSTGRIERHGELWVFQGMPPRTFRRGGVCVGRCFLTGDDTPSASVLRHEAVHARQWQRYGILMPFLYLFAGTDPLRNRFEIEAGLEDGNYVPRA; from the coding sequence ATGAGCCCGATCCCTACGCCGCCCACCGGCTGGCGCGAGCGCGCCGACCGCGCCGTCGCCCGCGGCCGGAGGTGGGACCGGCTCATCCCCGCATTTCTGCTCGACTCACCGATCAGCCGCGCCGGCGCCTGGTACGGCACGGCGGTCGGCTGGATCTGGGGGTCGATCTGGAGCACGGGCCGCATCGAGCGGCACGGTGAGCTGTGGGTGTTCCAGGGGATGCCGCCGCGCACCTTCCGCCGGGGTGGCGTCTGCGTGGGCCGGTGCTTCCTCACCGGCGATGACACGCCCAGCGCGTCGGTGCTGCGCCACGAGGCCGTGCACGCGCGGCAATGGCAGCGCTACGGCATCCTCATGCCGTTCCTCTACCTGTTCGCCGGAACCGATCCCCTGCGCAACCGCTTCGAGATCGAAGCGGGGCTCGAAGACGGCAACTACGTGCCGCGCGCCTGA